The Chryseolinea soli nucleotide sequence GACGGTTTTGTTTTTCCATAGCTAGAGTTTTGAGGGAAGTAAGATAGGCAATAATAGAAAATTCTTTCTCTGATTCGAGAGGCTTCACTGATTTTCTTTCTGTAGATTCAAACCTTACGCTAACTATAAAACAAAAAAACTTTTGTGATTATGAATAAAACCAGTAAACATGTTGTACGCCTCCTGATGTTGTTGGCGATTGTTTTTCTCGCAAATTGTGCAGGAAAAGACGGTGATCCAGGACCTGCCGGTAAAGATGGTTCGAACGGGGTCGATGGCAAGGATGGAACCAATGGGACGAACGGGACCAATGGAACAGATGGAACCAACGGGCCATCTACATTTATTACAACCGCAGGGGGTATTAAAGGAACAGTTTCCGGGAATCGAAGAGACGGAACGGCCTTTTCGGAGGCTTTCAACTATAATCTCGCCACTGAAAAAGGAGGCGTGGTCAAAGTCCCGCAAACCGGTATTTCCCTAATCGAATTTACACGGTATGGTGAACCCGGTGCAGACCGACACATGACCATGGTATTGAAGTATGAAAAGAACTCAATCTCCGTACTGCGCGAAAACCTACGCGCTTTTCTGGCTTATCCCGATATGTGGTTTTCTTTCTCAAAAGAATTACCGGGTAATTCATTGTTCTCGTTTTCATCCTATGCCAACTTTAACGATATCACTGCCTATTGGCCGATTAGTCCCGCCGAAAACGATGCGAAGTATCATTTCGAATTTGAATTTGACGCTTTCACCGGTCGCGTGTTGCCAACCACTGCGGCTAACACCGTTGCAGAATATGCATTCAACATAAGAGGTGGCGCCTTCGCCTACTATCAATATGGCGAAAATGGCGGCGCTTTCGATAAGATAAAGAACGCCGATGGAACTGAATCGACTTCAACCCTTTATGATGAACTTGTTCTGAACGAAGATGACAAGCTGATTTTTAAACGCTCAGGGGTAGACCTCTCCAGTACTGAGTTTATTCCTGCCGATAAATTAGATATCTCAAACTACTCTTTTGACACCACGACCGGCGCTTTAAAATTTGATTTCGTGCTTCAAGTTGCAGGCGTTACGCGATTTAATGCAACGCTTCATCCTTATACCGTTACAGGTCAGGTGGATGTTATCATCTACAGTAATTTTGGTTCCCGAGAAAGAAACTAACTCACCAGGAGGTCTTCGGACCTCCTTTTTTTTCATTCGTCAAATTTGCTGTTCTTCGGTTCGTTCGCGTCCGGTTACTTTAAATCGTTATCTCGATCCTATTTCCATCCGGATCCAACACCACGCTTTCGTAGTAACCATCGCCCGTGATACGTGGTTCTCCTACAATCCTGTAGCCGTCTTCTCGCAATTGTTCCGTCAGCGTGTCGACCGTTGCTTTGTCGCCCACCGCGATGGCCAAGTGCGTCAGCCCCAGGGTTTCTTCCTCCAGAGCATGTGGGGGAATGCCCATTTTTTGCATGATCTCAATCCGGCTTCCTTCTGAGAAAGAAAGAAAATAGGATTGGAAATGCTTTTTGGCGTTGGTGTATTTTTCGCCAGCCTTCGCTTTGAAATAATGCTCGTAGAAAACTTTCAGCTTTTCAATGTCTGTGGTGTAGAGCGCGATGTGGTCGATTTTCATAGGAGAAAAGGTTAAACCGCCTCACCTTCGCTAAAGCTTCGGCGAGCAAAGAAAGTTTTATTTCAGGCAGGCCTGCTTTCGTTAAAGCTTCTGCAGGTAAACGGGTAACGGCACGCCGGTTTTTAATGCGGGGTCGGGTTGGGGTGAGTGGCGGGTGATCTCCAGGGGAACTACGCCGGCCCACACATCCAGGGTATAATCCTCATCGTCGTCTTTCGGAGGGCCAGTACGCACTTTGGCGGAGGCCTCTTCGATTTTGAACGAGAGCAACATGGTAGCTTTCCATTCGCCGGCGGTGGGTTTGCGCACGTCGTTCCAACGGCCGGGCTGCATTTTGTTGGTGAAGACTTCGAGGGCGGTGTATAGCTCGTTTTCGTCTTCCACTTTTTCGGGTGTGCTGAAGACCACCACGGAGCGATAGTTCACCGAATGATGGAAGGCCGAACGGGCCAACACCAGGCCGTCCATGATGGTGGCACTGATGGACACCGGCGGTTTTTTCTCGGCCAGTTCGCGCATGTAGAAACTTCCCACGGAGCCGTGCAGGTAGAGCTTGTCGCCGATGCGGCAAAATCCGGTGGGGATTTGAAAGGCCTGGTTGTCGCGTGTATAGGCCAGGTTGCAAAACAGGGCCTCGTCGAGAATGGCATAGACAGCGTCTTTGTCGTACACGCCGCGTTTGGGCAGGCGTGTGATCTCAGTCTTGTCGGTGATGGGAAATTGTGCCATGGGTTTTTATTTTCGGGGGATCATGAAGCAATGTTCGAAGCGTTGCATGCCAATCTTTGGATAATACTCCTGGGCTGCAGGGGCCGCCAGCAAAATGAGCGCTGTGTTTTCGCCGGATACTTTGTGGGTTTCATCGATCAATCGCTTGCCGATGCCTTGTTTTTGAAAGGCCTCGTCCACGGCGAGGTCGGAGAGGTAGCAACAAAAGGAAAAATCGGTTAACGCGCGCGAAACACCCACCAGCGTATCGCCGCTCCACGCGGTGACGAGCACGTTGCCGTGAT carries:
- a CDS encoding pyridoxamine 5'-phosphate oxidase family protein, with translation MAQFPITDKTEITRLPKRGVYDKDAVYAILDEALFCNLAYTRDNQAFQIPTGFCRIGDKLYLHGSVGSFYMRELAEKKPPVSISATIMDGLVLARSAFHHSVNYRSVVVFSTPEKVEDENELYTALEVFTNKMQPGRWNDVRKPTAGEWKATMLLSFKIEEASAKVRTGPPKDDDEDYTLDVWAGVVPLEITRHSPQPDPALKTGVPLPVYLQKL
- a CDS encoding VOC family protein, which produces MKIDHIALYTTDIEKLKVFYEHYFKAKAGEKYTNAKKHFQSYFLSFSEGSRIEIMQKMGIPPHALEEETLGLTHLAIAVGDKATVDTLTEQLREDGYRIVGEPRITGDGYYESVVLDPDGNRIEITI
- a CDS encoding GNAT family N-acetyltransferase, with protein sequence MSQPEITYRSNIKLTAEAFIDLLKRSTLAERRPVDSRQRIQSMLDHGNVLVTAWSGDTLVGVSRALTDFSFCCYLSDLAVDEAFQKQGIGKRLIDETHKVSGENTALILLAAPAAQEYYPKIGMQRFEHCFMIPRK